The DNA segment TGGGACCTGAAGCGTATGGCGATCATTGACCGCAATATTCTTCGGCTTGGGGTTTTTGAATTAAATTTTATTTCCGATGTGCCGCCCAAGGTTGCCATTAATGAGGCTGTTGAGCTGGCCAAACGCTATGGCGACAGCGATTCCAGCAAGTTCGTCAACGGTGTTCTAGACAAGATCCATAAAACCGAAATCATACCGCAGTAAACTTTAACTGTGCCAAAATTAGCCGACCTCCATATCCATACCTATTATTCCGACGGGACTATGTCGCCGCAGGAAGTTGTTGAAGGAACACGAGCGGCGGGTTTAAACTGCATTAGCATTACCGACCATGATACCTTCGAAGGTGTTTTGCCTACACAGCTTGCCGCGAAAGAGTTTGATATTGAGGTGATCGCCGGAATTGAGTTTTCTTCGGAATGGGAAGGAAAAGATATTCATATCTTAGGTTATTGTATGGATCTGGATTCCGAAGCGCTTCGAGAACCTATCAAAAAAATGCAAAAAGGCCGGCGCATGCGCATCGAACAGATGATCGAAAAACTAAAAGCACAAGGCATTAACAATATAGTACCGCAAGAAGTTTTTGATCTGACGCAATCAGATTCCGTCGGGCGGATGCATTTAGCGACTATTTTAAAACAAAAAGGATGGGTTTCTTCTATCCAGCAAGCGTTCGTAAAGTACATCGGTGAAGGGTGCATTGCCTATGTTCCGAAATTTAAGCAAACTCCTCAGGAGATCATTGCCCTGATTCGAAAGGCTCGCGGAGTGGCGGTGATGGCGCATCCGATGTTAACGTTAAA comes from the Candidatus Omnitrophota bacterium genome and includes:
- a CDS encoding PHP domain-containing protein; translation: MPKLADLHIHTYYSDGTMSPQEVVEGTRAAGLNCISITDHDTFEGVLPTQLAAKEFDIEVIAGIEFSSEWEGKDIHILGYCMDLDSEALREPIKKMQKGRRMRIEQMIEKLKAQGINNIVPQEVFDLTQSDSVGRMHLATILKQKGWVSSIQQAFVKYIGEGCIAYVPKFKQTPQEIIALIRKARGVAVMAHPMLTLKDELIPGFVDAGLRGLEVYYPNCSQNIIQFYENIAKKHNLILTGGSDAHGKAKNNTSIGKMKISYELVERLKEEKEKV